A genome region from Prionailurus viverrinus isolate Anna chromosome A3, UM_Priviv_1.0, whole genome shotgun sequence includes the following:
- the LOC125161987 gene encoding uncharacterized protein LOC125161987 — translation MLLFWGSLLCWGLLPQAQGEARHQILLRISKDQLKTDISDLFSEHHILDRVAGIPVTGAAGEGVTILDHLPFVREGLSKKSSGLDLSLVGDLLSGKRLPLLEKLLQVGGLVIEDAVGPEITLQILSDSLLQVTLRTKLYLSLQQILRLKVIKNIRIGIRLEQMGNETKVAFEECHTPPGYLSIKVLEQMDPLLANGALELVTSTLDKALPFLLQKIVCPLATTLLNSLLEDLLHLTLPPTISSPEDFQYYVTTTEFTEEAILMKVQLVTPCSPGQRPRRPDHLTPQPLPKLAQGSMADLAFGLEVYNDILSCLYTSKEIHVDPQDSKAADLIALLSLRELEREPKTSKQSGGSVRLTISTPDPPTVHIDGHTATVTQPGSLVLLGTSNTSSVSLSWNLLSKAVFSSRNQELKLQFTPSSTTVTLGPYPAGLAKQEKRMEAFLLELLNRVFLPHHNELLREQDLPLPNVKGISFDQAQVEPSKGYVLLTVPDE, via the exons ATGCTGCTGTTCTGGGGGTCACTGCTATGCTGGGGGCTGCTGCCCCAGGCTCAAGGGGAGGCCCGGCATCAGATCCTCCTGCGAATCAGCAAAGATCAGCTGAAAACAG ACATTTCAGACCTGTTCTCGGAGCACCACATCTTGGACCGCGTGGCTGGGATTCCTGTGACGGGGGCTGCAGGTGAAGGCGTCACCATCCTGGACCACCTGCCCTTTGTAAGAGAAGGCCTCTCCAAGAAGAGCAGTGGGCTTGATCTGTCACTGGTCGGGGACCTGCTCTCGGGGAAGCGCCTCCCACTGCTGGAGAAGCTGCTCCAGGTGGGCGG GTTGGTCATAGAAGATGCCGTAGGACCAGAGATCACCCTGCAAATCCTGAGCGACAGCCTGCTGCAGGTCACGTTGCGAACCAAACTGTACCTCTCGCTCCAGCA GATACTGCGGCTCAAAGTCATCAAGAACATCCGCATTGGGATACGGCTGGAACAGATGGGGAACGAGACCAAGGTGGCCTTCGAGGAGTGCCACACCCCACCAGGATACCTCAGCATCAAGGTTCTGGAGCA AATGGACCCGCTCCTGGCGAACGGAGCTCTGGAGTTGGTGACGAGTACCCTAGATAAGGCACTGCCCTTCCTCCTACAGAAGATA GTGTGCCCCCTGGCCACGACCCTGCTCAACTCACTGCTGGAAGACCTGCTACACCTCACTCTGC CCCCGACCATCTCAAGCCCagaagacttccagtactatgtcaCCACCACGGAGTTCACGGAGGAGGCCATCCTGATGAAAGTCCAG ctTGTGACGCCCTGCAGCCCAGGCCAGAGACCCCGAAGGCCTGACCACCTGACCCCCCAACCCCTTCCAAAATTAGCCCAAGGCAGCATGGCAGACCTCGCTTTTGGGCTAGAAGTCTACAATGACATCCTGTCCTGCCTCTACACCAGCAAGGAGATCCACGTGGACCCCCAGGACTCCAAA GCTGCCGACCTCATTGCACTGTTGTCACTGAGAGAGCTGGAGCGGGAGCCCAAG ACTTCCAAGCAGTCCGGAGGAAGTGTGAGACTGACCATCAGTACCCCCGACCCTCCCACCGTCCACATTGACGGCCACACAGCCACCGTCACCCAGCCGGGCTCGCTGGTCCTGCTGGGGACCAGCAACACCTCCTCTGTCTCACTTTCCTGG AATCTCCTTTCAAAGGCTGTGTTTTCCTCGAGAAATCAGGAATTAAAACTCCAGTTCACTCCAAGCAG CACCACAGTCACCCTGGGCCCTTATCCCGCCGGCCTTGCAAAGCAG GAAAAACGTATGGAGGCCTTTCTCTTAGAGCTTCTGAACAGGGTATTTTTGCCCCATCACAACG AGCTGCTCAGAGAACAAGACCTCCCGCTGCCCAACGTCAAGGGCATCTCCTTCGACCAGGCCCAAGTGGAGCCCTCCAAG GGTTATGTGCTGCTGACTGTTCCAGACGAATAG